From a single Streptomyces misionensis genomic region:
- a CDS encoding Pepco domain-containing protein codes for MFESAEVVGAERNAGMEGLDVLVSLDGTQPAPGSGDMGIFGNRGEDTSVRRIPTTVLRENLQRTVDALQEVLANLTVPENGMRLQQAQVSFEITATGGIAVVGTSAQVGAKGAITLTFGS; via the coding sequence ATGTTCGAGTCGGCCGAGGTCGTCGGTGCCGAGCGGAACGCCGGTATGGAGGGGCTCGACGTACTGGTGTCGCTCGACGGCACCCAACCCGCCCCCGGCTCGGGTGACATGGGCATCTTCGGCAACCGGGGCGAGGACACCTCGGTCCGGCGGATCCCCACCACGGTCCTGCGCGAGAACCTCCAGCGCACGGTGGACGCCCTGCAAGAGGTGCTCGCCAACCTCACCGTGCCCGAGAACGGCATGCGGCTCCAGCAGGCACAGGTCTCCTTCGAGATCACCGCGACCGGGGGCATCGCCGTCGTGGGAACCTCGGCGCAGGTCGGCGCCAAGGGCGCGATCACGCTGACCTTCGGCTCCTGA